In Lineus longissimus chromosome 9, tnLinLong1.2, whole genome shotgun sequence, one genomic interval encodes:
- the LOC135493514 gene encoding uncharacterized protein LOC135493514, translating to MIVVEQHKMFNNTTMAPHGHPEIWASTILFCSMMLGFLMIFGFVFNMSFVVMMCHGRFAAKIRHLLYMNLIFVDIMLCLVWMPMKLSIVHTLFYYYNHRNLDHILAELNIYILMMSVAFLSVVFVCIQKICQRTDILKMKQNGILVTISLSLTWIISFIWMVVQNFVHGEVGTYYLVSENSTATVQFYGKVHNDNTETVFTIVMLLMLSIGLSGLLMFAWKYRCKKTLYAPEIRIESIGPSTQEEPSRGMSISTNRNPSISTTTDVLSEPRNSLRTASFSTTTDMLAVSSGTGTRNTSFSTTTTDLLCPDPPAIVVTAPPGHSHAPGGPKARHLSLSKMDTGEPPSPTKLRQSIIYVQETRPLEIERHGRGERRLSAISTLPVITSEPLETTPKAVYYKHCPKYMDPTTYDYVQKWSVDVMALQSQLSNPVMHGGNYPYEEGHSVTLSPSPRASLDPNNPFGHPNPHRYAQRPSKADTGFHSLDSISVVEVASSERQPSISPSVQEHTITYPFPKSPDTPNLTNRKKTVQELRCCMTLLLTFLILLLPPLVLNLFQWQMDKSVYLNLHMWFVTLGGSQVLIHPFLITKMERSFKTYCLKCKQKFPNCQKHEIEHT from the coding sequence ATGATTGTAGTGGAGCAACACAAAATGTTCAACAACACGACCATGGCACCACACGGCCACCCAGAAATCTGGGCATCAACGATTCTGTTCTGTTCTATGATGCTTGGATTCCTAATGATATTCGGGTTTGTTTTCAATATGAGTTTCGTCGTCATGATGTGCCACGGGAGATTCGCCGCAAAAATACGCCATCTGCTTTATATGAATTTAATCTTTGTGGATATCATGTTATGTCTTGTTTGGATGCCAATGAAACTAAGCATCGTACACACCCTGTTTTATTATTACAATCATCGGAATCTGGATCATATTCTGGCCGAACTGAATATCTATATCTTGATGATGAGCGTGGCTTTCCTTTCTGTTGTGTTTGTTTGCATTCAAAAAATCTGCCAGCGGacggacattttgaaaatgaaacagaatGGAATATTAGTGACGATTAGTTTGTCATTGACATGGATCATCTCGTTCATTTGGATGGTGGTGCAGAACTTTGTGCACGGCGAGGTTGGAACGTATTATCTAGTGTCGGAAAATTCCACTGCAACAGTGCAATTTTATGGCAAAGTTCATAACGATAATACGGAGACTGTTTTCACTATAGTGATGTTATTGATGCTCTCAATCGGACTGTCGGGTCTCTTAATGTTTGCCTGGAAATACCGATGCAAGAAAACTCTATACGCGCCCGAGATTCGGATAGAGAGTATTGGTCCCTCTACACAAGAGGAGCCATCCAGGGGGATGAGCATTAGCACAAACAGGAACCCAAGCATCAGTACAACTACTGATGTCCTGAGCGAGCCGCGAAATAGCTTAAGGACCGCCAGCTTCAGTACAACAACTGATATGCTGGCCGTAAGCTCTGGAACTGGAACGAGGAATACAAGCTTCAGTACCACAACAACAGACTTATTATGCCCAGACCCACCGGCAATAGTAGTCACAGCGCCACCTGGCCACTCGCATGCACCCGGTGGGCCAAAAGCTCGTCACTTATCGCTTTCAAAAATGGACACTGGTGAACCGCCCTCGCCAACTAAGTTACGGCAATCTATTATCTATGTGCAAGAGACAAGACCGTTAGAGATTGAGCGTCACGGAAGAGGAGAACGGAGACTCTCTGCAATAAGCACTTTACCTGTCATTACAAGTGAGCCACTGGAGACAACTCCAAAGGCTGTGTATTACAAACACTGTCCAAAATATATGGACCCCACCACCTATGACTATGTGCAGAAATGGTCCGTGGATGTCATGGCTTTACAAAGCCAGTTATCAAACCCAGTTATGCATGGAGGAAATTACCCATATGAGGAAGGGCATAGTGTCACGCTATCGCCCTCCCCTCGGGCTTCTCTTGATCCGAACAACCCGTTTGGTCATCCCAACCCACACAGGTATGCCCAACGTCCAAGTAAGGCCGACACTGGGTTCCATAGTTTAGATAGCATATCAGTGGTCGAGGTGGCCTCATCTGAGCGCCAACCATCGATCTCACCATCCGTGCAGGAACACACAATAACTTACCCATTTCCAAAATCTCCAGATACACCCAATCTGACCAACCGGAAGAAAACTGTGCAAGAACTTCGGTGCTGCATGACCCTGCTGCTTACATTCCTTATTTTACTGCTACCCCCGCTTGTTTTGAATCTATTCCAATGGCAAATGGACAAATCCGTCTACCTCAATCTCCACATGTGGTTTGTGACACTAGGGGGCTCTCAAGTGCTTATTCATCCATTCTTGATCACGAAAATGGAGCGGAGCTTTAAGACGTACTGTTTAAAGTGTAAGCAGAAGTTTCCCAACTGCCAGAAACACGAGATTGAACACACATAG
- the LOC135493910 gene encoding A-kinase anchor protein 17A-like isoform X1 — MAGTSVCNDTSDAVELFEPQGLYLKPVAKLNVSVQLPQLKQPGKSISNWEVMEKIKHMIKPEQFINLKIIKSTLEFLRFEGEIENKSVLKNCIAKLDGKTMKLSGFPDNLKVRSAEAKTNFPTRHNWDSYFRDAKHMNELKPGERPDTIYLKDLPSRWFANKKDHNKGKPSEYILKKVFETFGDVRCVDIPMLDPYRKEMTTKTAVSGAIQTFSYGQDLQFEAYVQFMEYISFVKAMDALRGMKLMYKGDDGKALTANVKTDFDKSKHLTDKAIRKRRIEREKLMALEQQREAKVRKEREEEERRREEERLKKEEEERERDRKREEKLRKRMERRKEREEKRRQLRLEKNRLEEERRIAVKIAMEERKLLLAQRKLESIRMLEELFNRVRIIRQQEEVERQERELEEQRRKEVEQEKLRIIEEAKRKIIAEKRKSERLEKQEKILRNKILKNLKTIEERKEEKEREELRLKIGGKMRLKSAIVMKK; from the exons ATGGCGGGTACCAGTGTTTGCAACGATACCTCTGATGCAGTGGAACTGTTTGAACCCCAGGGTCTTTACTTGAAACCTGTAGCGAAGCTGAATGTGTCTGTTCAGTTGCCTCAGCTAAAACAGCCAGGGAAATCGATCTCAAACTGGGAAGTCATGGAAAAAATAAAACACATGATTAAACCAGAACAGTTCATCAACTTAAAAATCATTAAGAGCACACTGGAGTTTTTGAGATTTGAAGGAGAGATTGAAAACAAAAGTGTGCTCAAAAATTGCATTGCTAAACTCGACGGTAAGACTATGAAATTGAGTGGCTTTCCTGACAATCTTAAGGTTCGTTCTGCCGAAGCAAAGACTAATTTTCCAACACGACACAACTGGGATAGCTATTTCCGTGATGCTAAACATATGAATGAACTAAAACCTGGGGAGAGACCGGACACTATTTATTTGAAGGATTTACCATCTCGATGGTTTGCCAATAAAAAAGATCACAATAAAGGCAAACCAAGTGAATACATTCTGAAGAAAGTGTTTGAAACTTTTGGTGATGTGCGCTGTGTGGATATTCCAATGCTCGACCCATATCGCAAAGAAATGACGACAAAGACTGCTGTTTCTGGTGCTATACAGACATTTTCCTACGGTCAAGATCTTCAGTTTGAGGCTTATGTTCAATTCATGGAATATATCAGCTTTGTGAAGGCCATGGATGCGTTGCGTGGAATGAAACTCATGTACAAAGGCGATGATGGAAAAGCTCTCACTGCTAATGTCAAG aCTGATTTTGACAAAAGCAAGCATTTGACGGACAAGGCAATCAGAAAGCGACGGATTGAACGAGAGAAGTTGATGGCACTCGAACAACAAAGGGAAGCAAAAGTTCGCAAAGAACGGGAGGAGGAGGAGAGACGGAGAGAAGAAGAGAG GCtaaagaaagaagaagaagaaagagagcGTGACAGAAAGAGAGAAGAAAAACTCAGGAAACGGATGGAACGGCGGAAAGAACGAGAGGAAAAACGTCGACAGTTGAGATTGGAGAAAAACCGTCTTGAAGAGGAACGTCGGATTGCTGTAAAGATTGCGATGGAGGAACGAAAGTTACTTCTGGCTCAGAGGAAGCTAGAAAGTATACGCATGTTGGAGGAGTTGTTCAATAGAGTGAGG ATTATAAGACAGCAAGAAGAAGTTGAGAGACAAGAAAGAGAACTTGAAGAACAACGTAGAAAAGAAGTGGAACAGGAAAAGTTGCGTATCATCGAGGAGGCAAAACGTAAAATCATCGCCGAGAAACGAAAATCTGAGAGActggaaaaacaagaaaaaatacTCCGAAATAAAATTCTAAAAAATCTCAAGACAATTGAAGaacgaaaagaggaaaaggaaCGTGAGGAATTAAGACTGAAAATTGGGGGGAAAATGCGATTAAAAAGTGCAATCGTTATGAAGAAATGA
- the LOC135493910 gene encoding A-kinase anchor protein 17A-like isoform X2 gives MAGTSVCNDTSDAVELFEPQGLYLKPVAKLNVSVQLPQLKQPGKSISNWEVMEKIKHMIKPEQFINLKIIKSTLEFLRFEGEIENKSVLKNCIAKLDGKTMKLSGFPDNLKVRSAEAKTNFPTRHNWDSYFRDAKHMNELKPGERPDTIYLKDLPSRWFANKKDHNKGKPSEYILKKVFETFGDVRCVDIPMLDPYRKEMTTKTAVSGAIQTFSYGQDLQFEAYVQFMEYISFVKAMDALRGMKLMYKGDDGKALTANVKTDFDKSKHLTDKAIRKRRIEREKLMALEQQREAKVRKEREEEERRREEERLKKEEEERERDRKREEKLRKRMERRKEREEKRRQLRLEKNRLEEERRIAVKIAMEERKLLLAQRKLESIRMLEELFNRVREMAESLTESLTDTAEIL, from the exons ATGGCGGGTACCAGTGTTTGCAACGATACCTCTGATGCAGTGGAACTGTTTGAACCCCAGGGTCTTTACTTGAAACCTGTAGCGAAGCTGAATGTGTCTGTTCAGTTGCCTCAGCTAAAACAGCCAGGGAAATCGATCTCAAACTGGGAAGTCATGGAAAAAATAAAACACATGATTAAACCAGAACAGTTCATCAACTTAAAAATCATTAAGAGCACACTGGAGTTTTTGAGATTTGAAGGAGAGATTGAAAACAAAAGTGTGCTCAAAAATTGCATTGCTAAACTCGACGGTAAGACTATGAAATTGAGTGGCTTTCCTGACAATCTTAAGGTTCGTTCTGCCGAAGCAAAGACTAATTTTCCAACACGACACAACTGGGATAGCTATTTCCGTGATGCTAAACATATGAATGAACTAAAACCTGGGGAGAGACCGGACACTATTTATTTGAAGGATTTACCATCTCGATGGTTTGCCAATAAAAAAGATCACAATAAAGGCAAACCAAGTGAATACATTCTGAAGAAAGTGTTTGAAACTTTTGGTGATGTGCGCTGTGTGGATATTCCAATGCTCGACCCATATCGCAAAGAAATGACGACAAAGACTGCTGTTTCTGGTGCTATACAGACATTTTCCTACGGTCAAGATCTTCAGTTTGAGGCTTATGTTCAATTCATGGAATATATCAGCTTTGTGAAGGCCATGGATGCGTTGCGTGGAATGAAACTCATGTACAAAGGCGATGATGGAAAAGCTCTCACTGCTAATGTCAAG aCTGATTTTGACAAAAGCAAGCATTTGACGGACAAGGCAATCAGAAAGCGACGGATTGAACGAGAGAAGTTGATGGCACTCGAACAACAAAGGGAAGCAAAAGTTCGCAAAGAACGGGAGGAGGAGGAGAGACGGAGAGAAGAAGAGAG GCtaaagaaagaagaagaagaaagagagcGTGACAGAAAGAGAGAAGAAAAACTCAGGAAACGGATGGAACGGCGGAAAGAACGAGAGGAAAAACGTCGACAGTTGAGATTGGAGAAAAACCGTCTTGAAGAGGAACGTCGGATTGCTGTAAAGATTGCGATGGAGGAACGAAAGTTACTTCTGGCTCAGAGGAAGCTAGAAAGTATACGCATGTTGGAGGAGTTGTTCAATAGAGTGAGG GAAATGGCAGAGTCATTAACTGAATCTTTAACTGATACTGCTGAAATATTGTGA
- the LOC135493371 gene encoding kelch-like protein 9 isoform X2 yields MASRSDGSKPGGLESFATFFFQRMSELHQEGVLCDITVIVEGEEFKTHRLVLAGVSDYFRAMFMHNMIEKNKDSIELQGLKLSGFKPLLEYSYSGRLLLTMDNISAILETASFLQISDALEKCKKFLISSMDFTNSLDIIALGETFGVSDLPETRRKLILDNFMDFSQTKAFLELDHKEIASYLESDSLRASSEFAILKAALRWYQHDKTNRQKHAYDVLEKVRYTQDGWSTIEYASTEEPFNTCSKCKRLMEECVQFMQLPERKHLYYDHRTRVRYDKKTLIQLSGAIEDDDYGPSGHGDNNYFHRDFKIWLPLGAAAMSDPRSNFATVEINGFAVICGGYLYDDDIGTFMHVTNEVKTLHCSSGFALWDIPYMIEPRAHHVLVHCRDYLYAIGGKSDGQIWASVEGFELNKDEWSFKASLKTPLYDHAGCEYGNKVYISGGVEGDTVVNTMRCYDPETNTWETKAPMQSVRAGHTMNRLGDKLIACGGWLCYNQGGGHLNSVEAYDPIQDKWTYQSTMRSDVASHAATVMEDKLYVAGGQNSLGEVQSIILEYDPKKDEWINYGHLPRQLKSLGLCCLTVNLNKPVMDDEDWLVRNFEAVMLDDEEDNYGPHAVWAYGHDDLNVDWGHDDQEGPQHEWGLELI; encoded by the exons ATGGCTTCAAGATCAGATGGCTCGAAACCAGGCGGTCTTGAGAGTTTTGCTACCTTTTTCTTCCAAAGAATGAGTGAACTCCACCAGGAAGGTGTACTCTGTGATATCACTGTTATTGTTGAGGGGGAGGAATTCAAG ACCCATCGCCTCGTTCTAGCCGGGGTGAGCGACTACTTCAGGGCAATGTTCATGCACAACATGATCGAAAAGAACAAGGACAGTATCGAGCTCCAGGGGCTGAAACTCTCTGGATTCAAACCTCTCCTCGAATACTCGTACTCTGGCCGTCTCCTTCTCACAATGGATAACATTAGTGCCATTCTGGAAACAGCGTCTTTTCTACAAATAAGTGATGCATTGGAAAAATGCAAAAAGTTCCTCATTTCTAGTATGGACTTTACAAACTCCTTGGACATCATTGCCTTAGGTGAAACATTTGGTGTGTCAGATCTACCTGAAACCCGACGAAAACTCATCCTAGATaatttcatggatttctcacaGACAAAGGCATTTCTAGAACTTGATCATAAAGAGATTGCAAGTTATTTAGAAAGTGACTCTTTACGTGCGTCGTCCGAGTTTGCAATACTCAAAGCAGCGTTGAGATGGTACCAGCACGATAAGACAAACCGGCAAAAACATGCATATGATGTTCTGGAGAAGGTACGTTACACCCAGGATGGATGGTCGACCATCGAATACGCCAGCACCGAAGAACCTTTCAACACCTGCAGCAAGTGTAAACGGTTAATGGAGGAGTGTGTCCAGTTCATGCAACTACCAGAGCGAAAGCATTTGTACTATGATCATAGAACTCGTGTTCGCTACGACAAGAAGACCTTGATCCAACTGAGTGGTGCCATAGAGGATGATGACTATGGCCCCAGCGGACATGGCGACAATAACTACTTCCACCGTGATTTTAAGATATGGCTTCCACTTGGTGCAGCGGCTATGTCGGACCCAAGATCGAATTTCGCAACAGTTGAGATAAACGGATTTGCAGTGATATGTGGTGGTTACCTGTATGACGATGATATCGGTACCTTTATGCACGTGACCAATGAAGTCAAGACGCTCCATTGTAGTAGTGGCTTTGCATTGTGGGATATACCATACATGATCGAACCAAGGGCCCATCATGTGCTTGTACATTGCAGAG ATTATCTCTACGCCATAGGTGGGAAGTCGGATGGCCAGATCTGGGCATCAGTAGAGGGCTTCGAGCTTAATAAGGACGAATGGTCTTTCAAAGCATCCCTGAAGACACCACTTTATGATCATGCAGGCTGTGAATATGGAAATAAG GTGTATATTAGTGGCGGTGTAGAAGGTGATACAGTTGTTAATACCATGCGGTGCTATGACCCAGAGACGAATACCTGGGAGACCAAGGCTCCTATGCAGTCAG TGCGAGCTGGCCACACGATGAACAGGCTTGGTGATAAGTTGATTGCCTGTGGTGGCTGGCTGTGCTACAACCAAGGAGGAGGTCACCTCAATTCGGTAGAAGCGTATGACCCCATTCAAGACAAGTGGACATATCAGTCAACGATGAGGAGTGATGTGGCTTCCCATGCCGCCACTG TGATGGAAGACAAGCTGTACGTTGCTGGCGGCCAGAACAGTCTTGGAGAAGTCCAGTCTATCATCCTAGAATATGACCCAAAGAAAGACGAGTGGATTAACTATGGGCATCTACCTCGACAGCTCAAGA gTTTAGGCCTCTGTTGTTTGACTGTGAATCTGAACAAACCTGTGATGGATGATGAAGACTGGTTGGTCAGGAACTTTGAAGCTGT gaTGTTGGATGATGAAGAAGACAATTATGGTCCCCACGCAGTTTGGGCCTATGGTCATGATGATCTCAATGTAGATTGGGGCCATGATGATCAAGAGGGTCCTCAACATGAATGGGGCTTGGAACTCATTTGA
- the LOC135493371 gene encoding kelch-like protein 9 isoform X1, with protein MASRSDGSKPGGLESFATFFFQRMSELHQEGVLCDITVIVEGEEFKTHRLVLAGVSDYFRAMFMHNMIEKNKDSIELQGLKLSGFKPLLEYSYSGRLLLTMDNISAILETASFLQISDALEKCKKFLISSMDFTNSLDIIALGETFGVSDLPETRRKLILDNFMDFSQTKAFLELDHKEIASYLESDSLRASSEFAILKAALRWYQHDKTNRQKHAYDVLEKVRYTQDGWSTIEYASTEEPFNTCSKCKRLMEECVQFMQLPERKHLYYDHRTRVRYDKKTLIQLSGAIEDDDYGPSGHGDNNYFHRDFKIWLPLGAAAMSDPRSNFATVEINGFAVICGGYLYDDDIGTFMHVTNEVKTLHCSSGFALWDIPYMIEPRAHHVLVHCRDYLYAIGGKSDGQIWASVEGFELNKDEWSFKASLKTPLYDHAGCEYGNKVYISGGVEGDTVVNTMRCYDPETNTWETKAPMQSVRAGHTMNRLGDKLIACGGWLCYNQGGGHLNSVEAYDPIQDKWTYQSTMRSDVASHAATVMEDKLYVAGGQNSLGEVQSIILEYDPKKDEWINYGHLPRQLKSLGLCCLTVNLNKPVMDDEDWLVRNFEAVALDDGDENDDLDPHVDWRHVPEYEPYAYYYDLDQNADWGPHPMVDMGDHDAQVD; from the exons ATGGCTTCAAGATCAGATGGCTCGAAACCAGGCGGTCTTGAGAGTTTTGCTACCTTTTTCTTCCAAAGAATGAGTGAACTCCACCAGGAAGGTGTACTCTGTGATATCACTGTTATTGTTGAGGGGGAGGAATTCAAG ACCCATCGCCTCGTTCTAGCCGGGGTGAGCGACTACTTCAGGGCAATGTTCATGCACAACATGATCGAAAAGAACAAGGACAGTATCGAGCTCCAGGGGCTGAAACTCTCTGGATTCAAACCTCTCCTCGAATACTCGTACTCTGGCCGTCTCCTTCTCACAATGGATAACATTAGTGCCATTCTGGAAACAGCGTCTTTTCTACAAATAAGTGATGCATTGGAAAAATGCAAAAAGTTCCTCATTTCTAGTATGGACTTTACAAACTCCTTGGACATCATTGCCTTAGGTGAAACATTTGGTGTGTCAGATCTACCTGAAACCCGACGAAAACTCATCCTAGATaatttcatggatttctcacaGACAAAGGCATTTCTAGAACTTGATCATAAAGAGATTGCAAGTTATTTAGAAAGTGACTCTTTACGTGCGTCGTCCGAGTTTGCAATACTCAAAGCAGCGTTGAGATGGTACCAGCACGATAAGACAAACCGGCAAAAACATGCATATGATGTTCTGGAGAAGGTACGTTACACCCAGGATGGATGGTCGACCATCGAATACGCCAGCACCGAAGAACCTTTCAACACCTGCAGCAAGTGTAAACGGTTAATGGAGGAGTGTGTCCAGTTCATGCAACTACCAGAGCGAAAGCATTTGTACTATGATCATAGAACTCGTGTTCGCTACGACAAGAAGACCTTGATCCAACTGAGTGGTGCCATAGAGGATGATGACTATGGCCCCAGCGGACATGGCGACAATAACTACTTCCACCGTGATTTTAAGATATGGCTTCCACTTGGTGCAGCGGCTATGTCGGACCCAAGATCGAATTTCGCAACAGTTGAGATAAACGGATTTGCAGTGATATGTGGTGGTTACCTGTATGACGATGATATCGGTACCTTTATGCACGTGACCAATGAAGTCAAGACGCTCCATTGTAGTAGTGGCTTTGCATTGTGGGATATACCATACATGATCGAACCAAGGGCCCATCATGTGCTTGTACATTGCAGAG ATTATCTCTACGCCATAGGTGGGAAGTCGGATGGCCAGATCTGGGCATCAGTAGAGGGCTTCGAGCTTAATAAGGACGAATGGTCTTTCAAAGCATCCCTGAAGACACCACTTTATGATCATGCAGGCTGTGAATATGGAAATAAG GTGTATATTAGTGGCGGTGTAGAAGGTGATACAGTTGTTAATACCATGCGGTGCTATGACCCAGAGACGAATACCTGGGAGACCAAGGCTCCTATGCAGTCAG TGCGAGCTGGCCACACGATGAACAGGCTTGGTGATAAGTTGATTGCCTGTGGTGGCTGGCTGTGCTACAACCAAGGAGGAGGTCACCTCAATTCGGTAGAAGCGTATGACCCCATTCAAGACAAGTGGACATATCAGTCAACGATGAGGAGTGATGTGGCTTCCCATGCCGCCACTG TGATGGAAGACAAGCTGTACGTTGCTGGCGGCCAGAACAGTCTTGGAGAAGTCCAGTCTATCATCCTAGAATATGACCCAAAGAAAGACGAGTGGATTAACTATGGGCATCTACCTCGACAGCTCAAGA gTTTAGGCCTCTGTTGTTTGACTGTGAATCTGAACAAACCTGTGATGGATGATGAAGACTGGTTGGTCAGGAACTTTGAAGCTGT GGCTTTGGACGATGGAGACGAAAATGATGATCTAGACCCTCATGTAGATTGGCGCCATGTCCCTGAATATGAACCCTATGCATATTATTATGATTTGGATCAAAATGCAGATTGGGGTCCACATCCAATGGTCGATATGGGTGATCATGATGCACAAGTAGATTAG